The genomic region GCCAACTGAACCGCTGCCATTGGCGTGGGAATGTCAGGGCTCAAAATCACGAATTCGTCCCCGCCCAGCCTGGCAAGCATATCCTCAGGACGCAGGGTGGATTGGAGCCGTTTCCCCACCTCAATCAACAACTCATCGCCGACTTGATGTCCGTAAAAATCGTTTACCTCCTTAAAACGATTTAGATCACAAAACAGCAGGGTGACTGAGCCGGGCTGGCGACGAAGTTGGCGCAAGGCCGCAGCCATACGGGCCCGCAAGCCGCGACGATTGGGCAAGCCAGTTACCGGGCACTTCATCACCTTGGCCGCCAGGGCCAGCTGCTTGGACTGCAGATCTATGTACTTTTGATTAGCCGACAACCATCTCTCTTCGATCTGCTGGCTTTTCTGCTGCAGCTCATCATATGATATTCGGGCACTCACATCACGAAAGGAGAACATCAACGGATTAGGCACTTCCGTGACTACGGGCCGCCATTCGATTTCTAGAGCGTGAACTGGATCTTCACTGATAATTACAGTAACAAAACCGGTCTTTAGCAATCCCCCCCGCGTCTGATCAATAGTAAGAATAGGGTCGCCAACAATATTTAGTGGCAAGATCTTGTGCAAATCTGCTCCAAGAATCTCAAGTCGAGTCTTTCCTAAAAATTCATCAAAGGAGGCGTTAGTCCACAACACTTGGCCGATCGCATTGACCAGAACGAGTCCTTCACTGATCTGGCCAAGGGCAGAATCAAGCCGCCCCAAGGTACGGCGCAACTCCAGGACCAGTCCTGTTTCGGTATTTGGGCTGGAGGCTTCAGGCATCAGTCTCCGCGCAGCCTGGCAAGGGGGTGAGGGTGGCCCCAAAAACCCAGCCAGACTCGCGCTTTTCTCCCAAGATGAAATGTTCGGACACCACCTCACTACCGTCGGCGCAGACGGTTTTTAGGCGCAACGGGTGGGCAAGAATGGTGGATTGCTCCGTGGCTTGGAAGCGGGAAAATCCCAACTGGTGAGACATCTGAAAAGCACCCGGCAAGATCAAGCTCAGGGATTGACCGCGCAACTGATCTTCAGTCCAGCCGTAGGTCTGCTCGAATGCCTGGTTAATCGAAACCACTTGCCCTAGGGAATCAGCCAAGACAAAGGGGCTATCTCCGTTCTGCAGGGATTCAATAGTGGGTTGAACCGAAGCCGCAGTGCTCTCAGGCTGTGACTGTTCGGTAGCCAAAATTTGCTCAATCTCTAGTTTTGATCTTACGGCGCCCATAGGCAAATTTTGCGCAAACGGGCCGAGCCAACCGTTTAGGTGCCGCAATGGCGGCGCACCAACTGGGCCCCCAGGTTCAAGCGGGTTTGATTGGCATAGGCCTCCCGCTCCAGTTGCCGCTCCTGCTCCGATGCCTTGCTGTAGACGGTTTCATTGAGCACAGCAGCTAGGTGATCGGGCAAGGCCGAGGGCAGACCTAGGGGGCGGGGGCGGGAACGCAGTCCCCGGTTGCTGCAGCTCTGGGCGACGTGGATGGCCTCGTGGTTGAGCACCCGGGCAAACTCGACACTGCCCTTCGCCACCACCCGGGGCTGAATGCGCAGGGTGCGGGCTGCCGGGTCCCATTCTCCCGCCGCCCCCGGCTTGCGGGGCTGGCTCAGCTCCAGACGCACCCCGGCTTTGGCCAGCACCATGAGCAGCTCACCGATCGCCAGGCGCTCGGCCCCAAAGCTGGGCGGGTTGGCGATCAGGGCCCGAAGCTCCGCCACAGACAGCTTGGGTTCGTTGGCCCGGCGGCGGTAGTGATAACGCACCGCACCACTGGGCAGGGTTTCAGCCCGCGGCAGCCACTGACGATCAGCCGTAGCCAGTTGCTGCAGCAAGGCCGCCTCCTGTTCAGGCTGCAGACCTGCCGCTTGGGCCGTTGGTCGCGCAGGCACGCTTGCCAAGCAAGCCCCCAGCAGAGCCAGCAAGCCGCCCAGCACCAACACGGCTGGCGCCTTAGCCAAGCTCTTGGTGCTGAACGGGCGAAGAAAGAGGAGCAGAAGTTGGCGGCAACCAACACCACTCTGGTGCCAGTTGCGAAGATCGGAGCCTTCTGAGATTCCCTGACCCCATGCCCCTCACCGCCCTGGTGCGCCAGCTGCAGCAGGTGCCCCTCACCGGCGAGGTATTGCTGCGGCTGCAGCGGGCCGACCGCCTGCGGCTCAGTGGGGCAGGGCGCAGTGCGCGGGCCCTGGTGAGCAGCGCCCTGGCTGGTGCTGCCGAGGCGCCCTTGCTGGTGCTGGTTCCCACCTTGGAGGAAGCGGGCCGCTGGGCAGCGCTGCTGGAGCTAATGGGGTGGAACAGCTGCCAGCTCTACCCCACCAGCGAGGGCAGCCCTTACGAGCCCTTTGACCCCACCAGCGAAATCACCTGGGGCCAGTTGCAGGTGCTCAGCGAACTGCTGGATACCCCCCGCCGCCTGGCAATCGTGGCAACGGAAAGGGCCCTGCAGCCGCACCTGCCGCCCCCTGAAACCCTGCAGGCCCAGTGCCTGAGCCTGCGCAAGGGCGACACGATCGACCTTGAACAACTCGCCACCACCCTCAGCCGGCTGGGCTACGAACGGGTGCCCACCATCGAGCAGGAGGGCAGCTGGAGCCGACGCGGCGACATCGTTGATGTGTTTCCGGTGAGTGCGGAGCTGCCCGTGCGGCTGGAGCTGTTTGGCGAAGAACTGGAGAAACTGCGGGAATTCGATCCCGCCTCCCAGCGCTCCCTAGACGCCATCGAGGTGGTGCGGCTCACACCCACCGGCTACGGCCCCCTGATCGCCGATGCCCTGCGCGAGTCGATGCCGGATGGGCTCGAGCAAATGCTCAGCCCCGAGGCCCTCGAGCAGCTGCTGGAAGGAGGCACCCCGGAGGGGATGCGGAGGCTGATGGGCCTGGCTTGGCAGCAGCCGGCCTCCCTGCTGGATTATTTGCCGCCCCACACCCTGATTGCCATCGATGAGCGGCGCCACTGCCTCTCCCATGGCCAGCAGTGGTTTGACCATGCCTGCGACCACTACGCCGATGTGGTGCAGGAGCTGGAACTAGAAGCCAGCGCAGCGCCAACCATTTTGCCGCCGCTCCTGCATCGCCCCGCGGCAGACGCCCTGGAGCAGGCGGAGGTGTTTGCCGGTTTCGATCTGGCCGAGCTGCACGAAACCGACCAGCACCCCAACAGCTTTGACCTGGCCTCCCGCTCGGTGCCGGCATACCCCAATGCCTTCGGCAAGCTGGCCGGCCTGGTGAAGGGCTTTGTGGCCGAAAAAGCCACGGTCTGGCTGCTGTCGGCCCAGCCCTCGCGGGCGGTAGCCCTGCTGGAGGAACACGACTGCGTCACTCGCTTCGTGCCCAATCCCGCCGACTTTCCGGCCATCGACCGACTGGTGGAGCAGGCCACGCCGGTGGCCCTGAAAACCAAGGGCACCGCCGAGCTCGAAGGGCTGCAGCTACCGGCCTGGCGGCTGGTGCTGGTCACCGACCGAGAGTTCTTTGGCCAGCACGCCCTGGCCGCCAGCGGCTACGTGCGCCGGCGCCGCAAGGCCGCCAGCCGCACCGTGGATCCGGGCAAGATGCAGCCGGGCGATTTCGTGGTGCATCGCAACCACGGCGTCGGCAAGTTTCTGAAGCTGGAAAAGCTGGCGATCGGCGGCGAATCCCGCGATTACCTGGTGGTGCAGTACGCCGACGGTCTATTGCGGGTTGCGGCAGACCAGCTGGGCAGCCTCGGCCGGTACCGCGCCAGCACCGATGCGCCTCCAGACCTCAACCGCATGGGTGGCACGGCCTGGGCCAAGGCCAAGGAGCGCGCCAAAAAGGCCGTGCGCAAGGTGGCGGTGGATCTGGTCAAGCTCTACGCCGAGCGCCACCAGGCACCGGGCTTCGCCTTCCCCGCCGACGGCCCCTGGCAACACGAGCTCGAAGACTCCTTCCCCTACGAGCCCACCCCCGACCAGGTGAAGGCCATCGCCGATGTGAAGCGGGATATGGAGCAGCCCCAGCCGATGGACCGGCTGGTGTGCGGCGACGTGGGCTTTGGCAAAACCGAGGTGGCGATCCGGGCGATCTTCAAGGCGGTCACGGCGGGCAAGCAGGTGGCGATGCTGGCCCCCACCACGGTGCTGGCGCAGCAGCACTGGCGCTCCCTTTCGGAGCGCTTTGCGCCCTACCCGATGAAGGTGAGCCTGCTAAACCGCTTCCGCACCACCGCCGAACGCAAAACAATCCTGGAAGGATTGGGCGAGGGCACGGTTGATGTGGTGGTGGGCACCCACCAACTGCTCTCCAAAAGCACCGGCTTCAAGCAGCTGGGTCTGCTGGTGGTGGATGAGGAGCAGCGCTTTGGCGTCAACCAGAAAGAAAAGATCAAGGCGCTGAGAAAAGACGTAGACGTGCTGACCCTTTCAGCCACGCCGATCCCCCGCACCCTCTACATGAGCCTTTCCGGCGTGCGGGAGATGAGCCTGATCACCACACCACCACCGCTGCGCCGGCCAATCAAGACCCACCTGGCCGCCCTTGACGAGGAGGCGGTGCGCAGCGCCATCCGCCAGGAGCTCGACCGCGGCGGCCAGATCTTTTACGTGGTGCCGAGGGTGGAGGGTATCGAAGACGTGGCCTCTGGCCTGCGGCTAATGATCCCGGGCCTGCGACTGCTGGTCGCCCACGGCCAGATGGCAGAAGGCGAGCTGGAGAGCGCCATGGTGGCCTTCAACGCCGGCGAGGCCGACCTGATGCTCTGCACGACGATCGTGGAGAGCGGCCTCGACATCCCGCGGGTGAACACGATCCTGATCGAGGACGCCCACAAGTTCGGCCTGGCCCAGCTGTATCAGCTGCGGGGCCGGGTGGGTCGCAGCGGTATTCAGGCCCATGCCTGGCTCTTTTATCCAGGCAATGCCTCCCTCAGCGAAGCAGCACGGCAACGGCTGCGGGCGATTCAGGAATTCGCCCAGCTGGGTTCTGGCTACCAGCTGGCCATGCGCGATATGGAGATCCGTGGCGTCGGCAACCTGCTGGGAGTGGAGCAGAGCGGCCAAATGGAAACCATCGGCTTCGACCTTTATATGGAAATGCTGCAGGAGTCGCTGGCTGAAATCCAAGGCCAGGACATCCCAGTGGTGGAAGACACCCAGATCGACCTGCCTGTGACCGCCTTCATCCCAGGCGATTGGATCACGGAAAACGACGAGAAGATCGCCGCCTACCGGGCCGCCGCCGCGTGCGGCGGCAAGGAGGAGTTGCTGGAGCTGGCCACCGGCTGGGTGGATCGCTACGGCGCCATTCCGGCGCCGGTGATCTCGCTGTTGCAGCTGATGGAGCTGAAGTTGGTGGCCAAGCGCTGTGGCTTCTCGCGCATCAAGCCAGAAAAACCCAACATCGCCCTGGAAACCCCCATGGAGGAGCCCGCCTTCCGCCTACTGCGCCAGGGCCTGCCCCAACACCTCCATGGCCGCCTGGTGTTTCAGCCCGGATCGGGCGCCACCGCCAAGGTGCTGGCCCGGGGCCTGGGGGTGCTGCCTGCTGAGAAGCAGCTCGAGGAGCTGATGGGCTGGCTCAACCAAATGGCGGAGCAGATCCCAGGCAGCGATGGCCTCACCGAAGCCCAGCGGCGCGAGCAGCTCAAGGCCCGCAACGAAGAGGTGTTGGCGGTGTAGGCGCCGTAAGCGAGCCGGTCTTGGGCCCAAGGGCCCCTTAAGCCAACCAGCTCCCGCAAAAATCCGTTACATTCATGAGAAGTTGTGTAACGACGATCCATGGGCGAAGTGATCGGGGCAAGTTCAGGCTTAGGGGGCGGGTTCAGCCTCGTTTCTGGAGTGGTGAGCCTCCTGGCGATCGGCATGTATGCACTGCTTCAACCAGGACCCGGCAACAACAACGATGACGACGATTCCGGCCCCGGCGGTGGCCTGATGCAACCGGTGGCCTGATTTCTCCTGGCGAAGAGTTTTTAAATTAAGCGAAGTTCAAAGCTTTTCAGCTTCAGCGGCCCGTAGTTCGGACTGATAAGCAGCTGGCACCACAACCAAAAAAAGCAGCCACCAAGCCAGCACCCCTATGGCTGCAGGCGCGGTGATCCACCAGCGCTGAAGTAGCAACCAGCTCCCTGCCACCACAACTGCACCGGTGAGCAAGATGCTCCAAGGCTGGCACCACCAGGGTTTCATCTCCCAAATCGACGCAGGCTGGATCATTTGGGCTGGGGGCGAATCAAGCGGCACAGCCACAAATTTTCCATATGCATACGCCATCCTCGCCGCTTACTGCCCATATGCGGCGTGAAATCTTGCTCGCCCACAACTCGGGCGATTGGCATGGCTGCTTCATTCGCTGTAATGGACATGGCCTGGAGCAGGAGCGCTTCAAAAGCCAGCTCTCAGTGCAAGACCAGGGCGGCAAAGTAGTGGCTGCGTTGACCAACGTCAGCAGTGGCCAGATGCGCTCAATGGATTTTGATGAGCCTCCGGCAGAAATGCAAATCAGCCCAGAGGGGCACTGGAGCCTGGGCCCCGATCGCATCGGTGCCTGGCCCTGGGTGAGCGAGCTCTGCTTGGTGTGGGGCGAGCGCCGCCGCCGCGCCGTGATTCGCCATGGCAGCGAACGGCTCGAATCGCTGGTGGTTGTAAGCGAAGCGCGGCCAGGGATGGAGGAACCATTACCTCCAGCGCCGCTGCAGGCCTTAGCTAGGCCGGCCCTCCCTGGCCCAGGCTTGATCTGGAGCCTGCCGGCAGCTTTAGGGATAACGCTCCAAACGGCGGATCGCCGGCAGTCTGGGGTGCCAGAAGGAGTAGCCCTGTGCTGGCAGCCCGAACCGGGTATCCACCTGGAAATTCGCAGGCGCTACGGCGCCTATGGCGCGCTGGAGCCCTGAGGAGCCACGGCCGCCGGCACATTGGCGCTGCGTGGGTTGTAAGCCTTCTCAACGCTGTTGGCATTGCGAAGCCGTTTGACCAGCGTGGTTTCCGCCACCCGGTATTGGCTGTCCTTCTTGGTACCGAGATCCTCGAGCTTGAGGCGCTGGGCCTCGAGCTCGGTCATTTTCGCCGTCACATCAGGGTCGATGCCGTGCTTGTGGATGTCCCGGCCACTGGGGGTGAGGTATTTGGCGATGGTCACGGTCATGCCGGAACCATCGGATAGCCCCCGCACCGACTGCACCAAGCCCTTGCCGAAGGTTTTCTGGCCCACCAACACCGCCCGGTTGTTGTCCTGCAGGGCGCCGGAGAGAATTTCACTGGCGCTAGCTGAACCCTCATTGACCAGTACCACCATGGGCTTAGTGGTGAGGGCACGGCCGTTGGCGCGCTTGACATCCTGGATGCCATCACGGGTTTTGGTGGACACGATCGTGCCCTCGTTTAGCCACTGGCGAGCAATCTCCACGCTTGCCATCAGCAGGCCGCCTGGGTTGCTGCGCAGATCGAGCACATAACCCTGGGCTCCCTTTTCTTCTAGGTCCTTCACCGCCTGGCGCATGTCCTTGGTGGCGGTGGCATTGAATTGCTTGAGGCGGATATAACCCACCTTGACGCCATCGGCAGTGGTGTTGATCTGGTGGTCGACGGCATGGAGCTCGATGCGCTCCCGGGTAAGGGGCAACTCCAGGGTCTGAGCCTTGCGCTTGAGGGTGAGGGTCACCGTGGTGCCAGCCTGACCAC from Cyanobium sp. Tous-M-B4 harbors:
- a CDS encoding DUF6737 family protein, which gives rise to MIQPASIWEMKPWWCQPWSILLTGAVVVAGSWLLLQRWWITAPAAIGVLAWWLLFLVVVPAAYQSELRAAEAEKL
- a CDS encoding S41 family peptidase — protein: MASPRTSLLVLVGIGACAATAVVAREVVTPPGGSSRISDSPKEVIDQTWQIVFRDYLDINGKYKPEQWRTLRRDVLAKSYGSPKEAYEAIRGMLGSLDDPYTRFLDPREFKEMQIDTSGELSGVGIQLSLDKETKNLVVVSPIEGSPASRAGVQPKDVIVAIDGKSTKGMSTEDAVKLIRGQAGTTVTLTLKRKAQTLELPLTRERIELHAVDHQINTTADGVKVGYIRLKQFNATATKDMRQAVKDLEEKGAQGYVLDLRSNPGGLLMASVEIARQWLNEGTIVSTKTRDGIQDVKRANGRALTTKPMVVLVNEGSASASEILSGALQDNNRAVLVGQKTFGKGLVQSVRGLSDGSGMTVTIAKYLTPSGRDIHKHGIDPDVTAKMTELEAQRLKLEDLGTKKDSQYRVAETTLVKRLRNANSVEKAYNPRSANVPAAVAPQGSSAP
- a CDS encoding PAS domain S-box protein; the encoded protein is MRHLNGWLGPFAQNLPMGAVRSKLEIEQILATEQSQPESTAASVQPTIESLQNGDSPFVLADSLGQVVSINQAFEQTYGWTEDQLRGQSLSLILPGAFQMSHQLGFSRFQATEQSTILAHPLRLKTVCADGSEVVSEHFILGEKRESGWVFGATLTPLPGCAETDA
- a CDS encoding DUF3598 family protein, translated to MRREILLAHNSGDWHGCFIRCNGHGLEQERFKSQLSVQDQGGKVVAALTNVSSGQMRSMDFDEPPAEMQISPEGHWSLGPDRIGAWPWVSELCLVWGERRRRAVIRHGSERLESLVVVSEARPGMEEPLPPAPLQALARPALPGPGLIWSLPAALGITLQTADRRQSGVPEGVALCWQPEPGIHLEIRRRYGAYGALEP
- the mfd gene encoding transcription-repair coupling factor gives rise to the protein MPLTALVRQLQQVPLTGEVLLRLQRADRLRLSGAGRSARALVSSALAGAAEAPLLVLVPTLEEAGRWAALLELMGWNSCQLYPTSEGSPYEPFDPTSEITWGQLQVLSELLDTPRRLAIVATERALQPHLPPPETLQAQCLSLRKGDTIDLEQLATTLSRLGYERVPTIEQEGSWSRRGDIVDVFPVSAELPVRLELFGEELEKLREFDPASQRSLDAIEVVRLTPTGYGPLIADALRESMPDGLEQMLSPEALEQLLEGGTPEGMRRLMGLAWQQPASLLDYLPPHTLIAIDERRHCLSHGQQWFDHACDHYADVVQELELEASAAPTILPPLLHRPAADALEQAEVFAGFDLAELHETDQHPNSFDLASRSVPAYPNAFGKLAGLVKGFVAEKATVWLLSAQPSRAVALLEEHDCVTRFVPNPADFPAIDRLVEQATPVALKTKGTAELEGLQLPAWRLVLVTDREFFGQHALAASGYVRRRRKAASRTVDPGKMQPGDFVVHRNHGVGKFLKLEKLAIGGESRDYLVVQYADGLLRVAADQLGSLGRYRASTDAPPDLNRMGGTAWAKAKERAKKAVRKVAVDLVKLYAERHQAPGFAFPADGPWQHELEDSFPYEPTPDQVKAIADVKRDMEQPQPMDRLVCGDVGFGKTEVAIRAIFKAVTAGKQVAMLAPTTVLAQQHWRSLSERFAPYPMKVSLLNRFRTTAERKTILEGLGEGTVDVVVGTHQLLSKSTGFKQLGLLVVDEEQRFGVNQKEKIKALRKDVDVLTLSATPIPRTLYMSLSGVREMSLITTPPPLRRPIKTHLAALDEEAVRSAIRQELDRGGQIFYVVPRVEGIEDVASGLRLMIPGLRLLVAHGQMAEGELESAMVAFNAGEADLMLCTTIVESGLDIPRVNTILIEDAHKFGLAQLYQLRGRVGRSGIQAHAWLFYPGNASLSEAARQRLRAIQEFAQLGSGYQLAMRDMEIRGVGNLLGVEQSGQMETIGFDLYMEMLQESLAEIQGQDIPVVEDTQIDLPVTAFIPGDWITENDEKIAAYRAAAACGGKEELLELATGWVDRYGAIPAPVISLLQLMELKLVAKRCGFSRIKPEKPNIALETPMEEPAFRLLRQGLPQHLHGRLVFQPGSGATAKVLARGLGVLPAEKQLEELMGWLNQMAEQIPGSDGLTEAQRREQLKARNEEVLAV